A single genomic interval of Sceloporus undulatus isolate JIND9_A2432 ecotype Alabama chromosome 2, SceUnd_v1.1, whole genome shotgun sequence harbors:
- the TSR2 gene encoding pre-rRNA-processing protein TSR2 homolog, whose protein sequence is MAAGPQRPPAAWEPILEGPSDGSTPQMAGVKNSSCCDEWENLVVNHAFPHFQEAKTAAFKCDPPGARRPSMIRRAIPRGALAGLAAAAAAVAPRGRRVACSAERCRRAGQLPVLRIAVENGFGGMYSQEKAEWMVGAVEQYFQSNADLEPDEIEDFLAELMNNEFDTMVEDGSLAQVSQQLCLFFKQCQHGDGAAVHDALVHLAQKQQEAKMVAAKSQPADQSSSEEEDEQEPEEEAMECSATPSMNGPTSSPPPSSNLDVDDGWTLVTKKKK, encoded by the exons ATGGCAGCgggcccgcagaggccccctgccgcctggGAGCCCATCCTTGAGGGTCCCAGCGATG GTTCCACCCCCCAAATGGCAGGGGTCAAAAACAGCAGCTGCTGCGATGAGTGGGAAAACCTTGTGGTGAACCACGCTTTCCCACACTTTCAGGAGGCCAAGACCGCTGCCTTTAAATGTGAT CCGCCTGGAGCCCGGCGTCCATCGATGATTCGGCGAGCGATTCCCCGTGGGGCCTTGGCCgggctggcggcggcggcggcggcggtggcgccGAGGGGGAGGCGCGTGGCCTGTTCTGCCGAGCGGTGCAGGCGTGCTGGGCAGCTGCCCGTCTTGCGA ATTGCAGTTGAAAATGGCTTTGGAGGGATGTACAGCCAAGAAAAAGCGGAATGGATGGTGGGGGCTGTGGAGCAATACTTCCAGAGCAATG CTGACCTGGAGCCAGATGAGATAGAGGATTTTCTTGCTGAGTTGATGAACAATGAATTTGACACAATGGTAGAAGATGGGAGTTTGGCTCAG GTGAGCCAGCAACTATGCCTGTTTTTTAAGCAATGCCAGCACGGGGATGGAGCGGCCGTGCATGATGCCCTTGTCCACCTGGCCCAGAAGCAGCAAGAGGCTAAAATGGTAGCTGCAAAATCTCAGCCAGCTGACCAGAGCAGCAGTGAGGAAGAGGATGAGCAAGAACCTGAAGAAGAG GCCATGGAGTGCAGTGCCACTCCCAGCATGAATGGACCAACATCCAGTCCACCTCCCTCTTCAAACTTAGATGTGGATGATGGTTGGACCTTGGTGacgaagaaaaagaaatga